In Oryza sativa Japonica Group chromosome 11, ASM3414082v1, the following are encoded in one genomic region:
- the LOC4349985 gene encoding DNA-directed RNA polymerases I, II, and III subunit RPABC5 — protein MIIPVRCFTCGKVIGNKWDLYLDLLQADYTEGDALDALGLVRYCCRRMLMTHVDLIEKLLNYNTLEKTETTAGN, from the exons atgatCATACCAGTGCGCTGCTTCACCTGCGGCAAG GTGATCGGCAACAAGTGGGATCTCTACCTCGACCTCCTCCAGGCAGACTACACCGAGGG GGATGCTCTGGATGCTTTGGGCTTAGTCCGTTACTGCTGTAGGCGAATGCTGATGACCCATGTTGACCTCATTGAGAAGCTGCTCAACTACAACA CTCTGGAGAAGACTGAGACCACTGCTGGCAATTAG